CGGCTGGCACACCAGCAGCAATGCTGCGGCGAGGAAAAACCGGCGCAATCTTGAATATCCAGGCGAATTCATCGCGACACCCTACAGCCATACTAGCACAGCTAAGCATCCCTACCAGAAGCCTGCCCCGGCCCTTGTGAGCCAGATCACGCTGCGGATGCCGACCGGCACCGGCGGCCGAGGCGAGGACAAGTGACGGAACTGCTTGTCATTAGTGCCGCCAGATCGCTATCGGTTCGCCCTTTGCCAATCACGTTTTTCCGTCCAATATCGACCCACAAGCAAGTACAAACGGAGCAGGCGATGCGCGGCGTGGTGTTTGCCGGGCGAACGCGAACTGGAACCGATGCAGTTCCCCGATCCTGCGCGGATGCTCACGATGTCGTTATCGAGATGGAAACGTCCGGCATATGCGGTGGTGACCTGCATCAATACCGCCGTCATTCCGGGGCGCGCGCAGAGCGCGCGAACCCGGAATCTCATAATTTCTGGATTCCGGGTCTGCGCTGCGCGCATCCCGGAATGACTATAATCAGCAAAGGGAGCACCCACCGTGAGTCATGACCGTTCCAGCGTCGAAGCCGTGGTCCAGCAGTATTTCGACGGTCTCTACGAAGGCAGCGCCGACAAGCTTGGCGCGATCTTCCACCCTTCCGCCGACCTGCGCTGGCTGGAAAAGGGCGAGTTGCAGGTCCTTACCGTGCCCGACTGGCTCGATCGCGTGCGCAAACGGCCGTCGGCGAAGGCAGAAGGCAAGCCGCGCGAGGATTTCATCGTGACCATCGACCGCTCCGACGATTCGACCGCCTTCATCAAGGTGCGCTGCCAGTTGCCGCCGCGCTATTTCACCGACTATCTGGTGGCGATGAAGCTCAACGACGGCTGGCAGATCGTCTCGAAATCCTATCGCTACGATCTGCGCGATTAGAGCCGCTCAGGCACGCACATTCGCCTCGGC
The genomic region above belongs to Bradyrhizobium sediminis and contains:
- a CDS encoding nuclear transport factor 2 family protein, giving the protein MSHDRSSVEAVVQQYFDGLYEGSADKLGAIFHPSADLRWLEKGELQVLTVPDWLDRVRKRPSAKAEGKPREDFIVTIDRSDDSTAFIKVRCQLPPRYFTDYLVAMKLNDGWQIVSKSYRYDLRD